A DNA window from Sulfitobacter sp. BSw21498 contains the following coding sequences:
- a CDS encoding SLC13 family permease — protein sequence MDFLNLSDSTSAILALTVVVIMFVMFLRESLPTEVVALSGAAVMLALGILPYDDAQAVLQNSAPWTIAAMFIVMGALVRTGALDVLTRMAERYAKTHPKSAVVGVIVAVMAASAVMNNTPVVVVMIPVVVQLSQTLGTKASKLLIPLSYAAIMGGSLTLIGTSTNLLVDGVARSQGLEPFGIFEIMPIGLVVCAWGLIYMAVFAPKLLPARDSMANMLSDRSKMKFFTEAVIPPDSNLIGREVLDVQLFKREGVRLIDVVRGDQSLRRDLASVELRVGDRVVLRTQMTELLSLQANKELKRVDQVSAVETSTVEVLITPGCKMVGRTLGALRLRRRYGVYPLAVHRRNQNIGRQLDDLIVKVGDTLLLEGAMEDIQRLAADMDMVDVSQPSARAFRRGHAPIAIAALVGIVVLAALNIAPILLLAVLAVALVLVTGCIDAEEAFSFVDGRLLALIFSMLAIGAGLQNSGAISLIVDNIAPFLGTLSPFYVIFAVFLLTTTLTEIVSNNAVAVIMTPIAISLGSALGMDPRPLVVAVMIAASCAFATPIGYQTNTLVYGPGGYRFTDFMRIGIPLNLSMSLLVSLMIPLFW from the coding sequence ATGGACTTTCTAAACCTGTCGGATAGCACCTCTGCAATCCTGGCGTTGACCGTTGTTGTGATCATGTTCGTCATGTTCCTGCGCGAATCCCTCCCGACCGAGGTCGTGGCGCTATCGGGGGCGGCCGTCATGCTGGCGCTTGGCATCTTACCCTATGATGATGCGCAGGCGGTGTTGCAGAACTCGGCCCCTTGGACCATTGCCGCGATGTTTATCGTGATGGGCGCGTTGGTGCGCACGGGCGCGCTGGATGTCCTGACGCGGATGGCCGAACGCTACGCCAAGACCCACCCCAAGTCGGCAGTGGTCGGTGTGATCGTGGCTGTGATGGCGGCCTCTGCGGTGATGAACAACACGCCCGTGGTGGTGGTGATGATTCCGGTCGTGGTGCAGCTGAGCCAGACGCTCGGCACCAAAGCTTCTAAGCTGCTGATCCCGCTTAGCTATGCGGCGATCATGGGCGGTTCGCTGACACTGATCGGGACATCGACTAACCTTCTGGTGGACGGTGTCGCGCGGTCTCAGGGGCTAGAGCCGTTTGGCATCTTTGAAATCATGCCCATCGGTCTGGTGGTCTGCGCATGGGGGCTGATCTATATGGCTGTCTTCGCGCCCAAGCTGCTCCCTGCGCGTGACAGTATGGCGAATATGCTGTCGGACCGATCCAAGATGAAGTTCTTCACCGAAGCCGTGATTCCGCCGGACTCCAACCTGATCGGACGCGAGGTGCTGGATGTGCAGCTCTTTAAACGCGAAGGCGTGCGGCTGATCGACGTGGTGCGCGGCGACCAATCCTTGCGCCGCGATCTTGCCAGTGTCGAACTGCGGGTTGGTGACCGTGTGGTTCTGCGGACCCAGATGACGGAACTCCTGAGCCTTCAGGCCAACAAGGAACTGAAACGTGTCGATCAGGTTTCCGCCGTTGAAACCTCTACCGTAGAGGTGCTGATTACACCGGGCTGCAAAATGGTGGGCCGCACGCTGGGGGCGCTGCGTCTGCGGCGGCGCTATGGCGTGTACCCTCTGGCGGTGCACCGCCGGAACCAGAACATCGGCCGCCAGCTCGATGACCTTATCGTCAAAGTCGGTGACACGCTGCTGCTCGAGGGCGCGATGGAGGATATCCAGCGTCTTGCCGCAGATATGGATATGGTCGATGTATCGCAGCCCTCGGCGCGCGCATTCCGGCGTGGGCACGCCCCGATCGCCATCGCTGCACTGGTGGGTATCGTGGTGCTGGCCGCTCTTAACATCGCGCCGATCCTGCTGCTGGCGGTGCTGGCCGTGGCCCTGGTACTGGTCACAGGCTGCATCGACGCCGAGGAGGCCTTCAGCTTTGTCGACGGCCGCTTGCTTGCGCTGATTTTCTCGATGCTCGCCATCGGGGCAGGGTTGCAAAACTCCGGTGCGATCAGCCTGATCGTTGATAATATCGCACCGTTCCTTGGCACACTGTCACCCTTCTATGTGATCTTTGCGGTGTTCCTGCTGACGACAACGTTGACAGAAATCGTGTCGAACAACGCGGTGGCAGTGATCATGACGCCGATTGCCATCAGCCTCGGGTCCGCGCTTGGCATGGACCCGCGCCCCTTGGTAGTCGCGGTCATGATCGCAGCGTCGTGCGCCTTTGCGACACCCATTGGCTACCAGACGAACACGCTGGTCTACGGTCCGGGCGGCTACCGTTTCACCGACTTCATGCGCATCGGCATTCCCTTGAACCTGTCGATGTCGTTGCTCGTCTCCCTGATGATCCCGTTGTTCTGGTAA
- a CDS encoding TIGR00282 family metallophosphoesterase — MKILFLGDVMGRAGRRAISENLSRLRTEWKLDFIVVNGENATSGMGLSGSHAKALLDAGADCLTLGDHAFDQKDMLSFIEQEPRVIRPLNFSKNAPGKGARLFTAQNGRKVLVTQALGQVFMKRPFDDPFSALEPVLKTHPLGGMASAVIVDMHCEATSEKMAMGHWCDGRASLVVGTHTHVPTSDAMILPGGTAYLTDAGMTGDYHSVIGMEKTEPLRRFITGMPKDRFTPANEEATLSGVYIETDDRTGKATRIVPVRQGGKLQQSAP; from the coding sequence ATGAAAATACTCTTCCTCGGCGATGTCATGGGCCGCGCGGGCCGCCGCGCAATCAGCGAAAACCTTTCCCGTTTGCGGACGGAATGGAAGCTCGATTTTATCGTGGTGAACGGTGAAAACGCCACTTCTGGCATGGGGCTGTCTGGCAGCCACGCCAAAGCGCTCCTGGACGCGGGCGCAGATTGCCTGACCCTGGGCGACCACGCGTTCGATCAAAAAGACATGCTGAGCTTTATCGAACAAGAACCGCGCGTCATCCGTCCCCTGAATTTTTCCAAAAACGCACCGGGTAAAGGCGCACGGTTGTTCACCGCCCAGAACGGGCGCAAGGTGCTGGTGACGCAAGCGCTTGGTCAGGTCTTCATGAAACGCCCCTTTGACGATCCGTTTTCGGCGCTCGAACCCGTGCTCAAAACCCATCCGCTGGGGGGCATGGCCTCTGCGGTGATTGTCGATATGCATTGCGAAGCTACATCCGAAAAGATGGCGATGGGGCATTGGTGCGATGGCCGCGCCAGCCTTGTTGTGGGCACGCATACCCATGTGCCGACCTCTGACGCGATGATCCTGCCCGGCGGGACAGCCTATTTGACGGATGCTGGCATGACCGGCGACTATCATTCGGTCATCGGGATGGAAAAAACCGAACCCCTGCGCCGGTTTATCACGGGCATGCCCAAGGACCGGTTCACCCCCGCCAACGAAGAGGCGACCCTGTCCGGCGTCTATATCGAGACGGACGACCGCACCGGCAAGGCGACGCGCATCGTGCCCGTGCGTCAAGGCGGCAAGCTGCAGCAAAGCGCCCCATAA
- a CDS encoding 5-formyltetrahydrofolate cyclo-ligase, translating to MDMIATKAAARKAAFARRKPLFDTANAAQAGYLSEVLAGYRGVPLSGFLPIRTEIDPRPALAEAAAHGPVGVPVIMGPAQPLRFSRWTSETALVDGVFGAQIPALDDFFDPEIVIVPLLAFNRSGGRLGYGGGFYDRTLEQLRARRATLAIGFSFAGQEVDDLPLEPTDQPLDLIVTETGVIEIG from the coding sequence ATGGATATGATTGCGACCAAAGCTGCGGCACGCAAGGCTGCTTTCGCCCGTCGCAAGCCGCTGTTTGATACGGCAAACGCCGCTCAGGCGGGGTATCTAAGCGAAGTGCTGGCTGGGTATCGTGGCGTGCCGCTGTCCGGCTTTCTACCCATCCGCACAGAGATCGACCCGCGCCCGGCCCTGGCCGAAGCGGCAGCGCATGGGCCCGTGGGCGTGCCGGTGATCATGGGGCCGGCGCAACCCTTGCGATTTTCGCGCTGGACGTCCGAGACCGCGCTGGTGGACGGTGTATTTGGGGCGCAAATCCCCGCTTTGGATGACTTTTTCGACCCCGAGATTGTGATCGTGCCGCTGCTGGCGTTCAACCGCTCTGGCGGACGTCTGGGGTATGGCGGCGGGTTTTACGACCGCACGCTTGAACAGCTGCGCGCGCGGCGGGCGACCTTGGCGATCGGATTTTCTTTTGCGGGACAAGAGGTTGACGATCTGCCGCTTGAACCCACAGACCAGCCGCTTGATCTGATCGTGACAGAGACGGGCGTGATCGAGATCGGCTAG
- the mgtE gene encoding magnesium transporter: MVDDAQELELSPDAEDEAEAYRLNKKAVASILYAVEIDDAAKLTELMEPLHAADIADLLEQISAFERTKLIRLYDREFDGEILSELDESIREEVIAILTPEVLSDAVRDMDSDDVVDLIEDLEDAQAETILGALEDADRVAVEQALNYPEYSAGRLMQREVVMAPEHWTVGEVIDHLRATPEEDLPDQFYHIVMVDPRLHPVGNVTLGKLMRSKRATPMRDILEDTFQVIPALRDEGDVAYAFNQYHLISAPVVDDEGRLIGVITIDDAMSVLDEEHEEDILRLAGVGEGSLSDRVIETTKQRLPWLAVNLLTAIAASMVISQFEAAITQIVALAVLMPIVASMGGNAGTQSLTVAVRAIATRDLTGSNVWRVIRRECLVGLVNGLIFAIIMGVVGLLWFGSPALGYVIATAMVINMVVAGLAGTGIPILLERFGVDPALASGAFVTTVTDVVGFFAFLGLAAAVLL; encoded by the coding sequence ATGGTTGACGACGCGCAGGAACTTGAACTCTCCCCCGATGCTGAGGACGAAGCCGAGGCATACCGGCTGAACAAAAAGGCTGTGGCGTCCATCCTTTATGCGGTGGAAATCGACGACGCCGCCAAGCTGACAGAGCTGATGGAACCGCTGCATGCGGCCGATATCGCCGACCTTCTGGAACAGATCAGCGCGTTCGAGCGGACCAAGCTGATCCGGCTTTATGACCGTGAGTTCGATGGTGAAATCCTGTCGGAGCTCGACGAATCGATCCGCGAAGAAGTCATTGCCATTTTGACGCCCGAAGTGTTGTCGGATGCTGTACGCGACATGGACAGCGATGATGTTGTTGACCTCATCGAAGACCTTGAGGATGCGCAGGCGGAAACCATTCTGGGTGCCTTGGAAGATGCCGACCGGGTCGCGGTTGAGCAGGCGCTGAACTATCCTGAATACTCGGCCGGTCGTTTGATGCAGCGCGAGGTCGTGATGGCACCGGAGCATTGGACGGTGGGCGAGGTGATCGACCACCTGCGCGCCACCCCCGAAGAAGACCTGCCTGACCAGTTCTATCACATTGTTATGGTCGATCCGCGTCTACATCCGGTGGGTAATGTCACGTTAGGCAAACTGATGCGGTCCAAGCGCGCCACGCCGATGCGTGATATTCTAGAAGACACGTTTCAGGTCATCCCCGCCTTACGCGACGAAGGCGATGTGGCTTATGCGTTCAACCAGTACCACCTGATTTCGGCCCCGGTTGTCGACGACGAAGGCCGTCTGATCGGTGTGATCACCATTGATGACGCCATGTCCGTGCTCGACGAGGAACACGAAGAAGATATTCTGCGGCTTGCCGGTGTCGGGGAGGGCTCTCTGTCCGACCGCGTGATAGAAACGACAAAGCAGCGTTTGCCTTGGCTTGCGGTGAACCTTTTGACCGCGATCGCAGCGTCGATGGTGATTTCGCAGTTCGAGGCCGCGATTACGCAGATCGTCGCGCTGGCGGTTTTGATGCCCATTGTCGCCTCTATGGGCGGCAATGCAGGCACTCAAAGTTTGACCGTCGCCGTGCGCGCCATTGCGACCCGCGATTTGACCGGATCGAACGTCTGGCGCGTGATCCGTCGTGAATGTCTGGTGGGCCTCGTGAACGGCTTGATTTTCGCCATCATCATGGGGGTCGTTGGCCTCTTGTGGTTCGGTTCGCCCGCCCTCGGGTATGTGATAGCGACCGCGATGGTCATCAATATGGTCGTGGCGGGACTGGCAGGGACGGGCATCCCGATCCTGCTTGAACGGTTCGGCGTCGATCCCGCGCTTGCCTCTGGGGCTTTCGTGACCACAGTGACGGATGTCGTGGGCTTTTTTGCCTTTCTCGGGCTGGCCGCTGCGGTTTTGCTGTGA
- the guaD gene encoding guanine deaminase has translation MKTQTLLLGQTLRFTGNPLSDPWEDTVRIDSDGAVLIEGAHIKAVGRAGDLRKAHPQATVKDYDDRLICPGFVDAHVHYPQTAIIASWGKRLIDWLNTYTFPEEMRLCDPAYARDIAGRYLDLTLANGTTTVCSFATIAPTSVDAIFEAAAARGQRIVAGKTCMDRNAPEGLRDTAQSAYDDSKALIDRWHDKGRASYAITPRFTPTSTPEQLAALGALWSERAACLMQTHLSEQVDEIAWVKDLVPHARDYLDTYEEHGLVRDRAVFGHAIHLTPREVDRLADNGASVVHCPTSNTFIGSGLFDMAQIAARRIPIGLATDTGGGSSFSMLRTMAAAYEIGQLRGTPTHAAQLMWLATAGSARSLHLHDKIGTLGEGYEADITILDLASTPAIKQRSENAQNTWDQLFATIMMGDDRAIDDVWVNGVRRG, from the coding sequence ATGAAAACACAAACACTCCTCCTTGGCCAAACGCTCCGTTTTACGGGCAATCCCCTCTCTGACCCGTGGGAGGATACAGTCCGTATCGATAGCGACGGCGCGGTTCTGATTGAGGGCGCGCATATCAAGGCCGTGGGCCGCGCCGGCGATCTGCGCAAGGCACATCCGCAAGCAACGGTCAAAGACTACGACGACCGGCTGATCTGCCCGGGATTTGTGGACGCCCATGTACACTACCCCCAAACCGCAATCATCGCGAGCTGGGGAAAACGGCTCATTGACTGGCTCAACACCTACACCTTCCCCGAGGAAATGCGCCTGTGCGATCCCGCATATGCCCGCGATATCGCCGGGCGCTATCTGGACCTGACACTGGCCAACGGTACCACCACAGTATGCTCCTTCGCCACCATCGCCCCCACCAGCGTCGACGCCATATTCGAGGCGGCGGCAGCGCGTGGCCAAAGGATCGTAGCGGGCAAGACCTGCATGGACCGCAACGCACCCGAAGGGCTGCGCGACACCGCGCAATCCGCCTATGATGACAGCAAGGCACTCATTGACCGCTGGCACGACAAGGGCCGCGCCAGCTATGCGATCACGCCGCGGTTCACGCCCACGTCGACGCCCGAACAGCTGGCGGCACTCGGGGCGCTTTGGTCGGAACGCGCCGCCTGCCTGATGCAGACGCACCTGAGCGAACAGGTCGACGAAATTGCCTGGGTCAAAGACCTTGTGCCTCATGCCCGCGATTATCTGGACACCTACGAAGAACACGGGCTGGTGCGTGACCGCGCGGTCTTTGGTCACGCGATCCATCTGACCCCGCGCGAGGTCGACCGCCTTGCCGATAACGGCGCATCCGTTGTGCATTGCCCGACATCGAATACCTTTATCGGATCAGGTTTGTTCGACATGGCGCAAATCGCGGCGCGGCGCATCCCCATCGGTTTGGCGACAGACACCGGCGGCGGATCATCCTTTTCCATGTTGCGCACGATGGCCGCAGCTTATGAAATCGGTCAGCTGCGCGGCACCCCCACCCACGCGGCACAGCTGATGTGGTTGGCAACAGCTGGCTCTGCCCGCAGCCTCCACCTGCACGATAAGATCGGCACGCTCGGCGAAGGATACGAGGCCGACATCACGATCCTTGACCTCGCCTCTACCCCAGCGATCAAGCAGCGAAGCGAGAATGCCCAAAACACCTGGGACCAACTTTTCGCGACCATCATGATGGGCGACGACCGTGCGATCGATGATGTCTGGGTTAACGGGGTGCGGCGGGGCTAG
- a CDS encoding CAP domain-containing protein → MAIVMIVAAICSAAADPLSVKMLNAMRAREGVAPLTYSFSLEAAARAHALDMARHGYFAHSGLDGSGVGDRARAQGYHWCYVAENLAKGQRELAQVMQGWAQSPPHFRNMMNRNARAFGLFQGPDRIWAMVLAAPC, encoded by the coding sequence ATGGCGATTGTGATGATCGTTGCTGCGATCTGCTCTGCCGCGGCAGACCCGCTATCGGTAAAGATGCTGAATGCGATGCGCGCACGAGAGGGCGTCGCGCCGTTAACTTATTCATTCAGCTTGGAAGCTGCAGCGCGCGCCCATGCGCTGGACATGGCCCGGCACGGGTATTTCGCTCATAGCGGTCTGGATGGCTCGGGTGTTGGCGACCGCGCGCGCGCGCAGGGGTATCACTGGTGCTATGTCGCTGAAAACCTTGCCAAGGGTCAGCGTGAACTGGCGCAGGTGATGCAGGGATGGGCGCAGTCACCACCGCATTTCCGCAACATGATGAACCGCAATGCGCGCGCATTTGGCCTGTTTCAGGGCCCAGACCGCATTTGGGCGATGGTCTTGGCTGCGCCCTGCTAG
- a CDS encoding 8-oxoguanine deaminase has translation MTELLIRNADHLVTMDDTRRELVAADVLLADGVIAAVGHNLSTEGEVIEASGCVVTPGLVNTHHHLYQSLTRAVPGGQDALLFGWLKTLYPIWARFTPNHMFVSAQVGLAELALSGCTLSSDHLYMYPNGSRLEDTIHAAAELGMRFQPTRGAMSIGESDGGLPPDALVEREAAILEDCIRLIDGFHDGAASSMCRIGIAPCSPFSVSRELMRDAALLARDKGVMLHTHLAENAEDVAYSLARFGCRPGQYAQDLGWVGPDVWHAHCVELDPSEIALFAQTKTGVAHCPCSNCRLGSGIAPVRAMRDAGVPVGLGVDGSASNDAGNLVAEARQAMLLQRVSGGANAMSAREALEIATRGGADILGRPECGRIAVGARADIAIWDVSGIASAGSWDPAALLLAGPTSVRDLLVEGRRVVRDGQVVTIDLPAQIARQNQLARALRDTL, from the coding sequence ATGACCGAACTGCTGATACGCAACGCTGATCATCTTGTTACTATGGATGACACGCGTCGCGAATTGGTCGCGGCTGATGTCCTGTTGGCCGATGGTGTCATTGCAGCGGTAGGACATAACCTGTCAACCGAGGGGGAGGTGATTGAAGCATCAGGGTGTGTTGTGACGCCTGGATTGGTGAATACCCATCACCACCTCTATCAAAGCCTGACGCGGGCAGTGCCAGGTGGTCAGGACGCGCTGCTGTTTGGATGGTTGAAGACGCTCTACCCCATCTGGGCGCGTTTCACGCCGAATCATATGTTTGTTTCGGCGCAGGTCGGGCTGGCCGAACTTGCCTTGTCGGGGTGCACATTAAGTTCGGATCATCTCTATATGTATCCCAATGGCAGCCGGCTGGAAGATACGATCCATGCTGCAGCAGAACTGGGGATGCGGTTTCAGCCAACGCGCGGCGCGATGAGCATCGGGGAAAGCGACGGCGGCTTGCCGCCTGATGCTTTGGTCGAGCGTGAGGCGGCGATACTGGAGGATTGCATACGGCTGATCGACGGTTTCCATGACGGGGCGGCATCCTCTATGTGCCGTATTGGGATCGCGCCTTGCTCACCTTTCTCTGTGAGTAGGGAGTTGATGCGCGATGCGGCGCTGTTGGCACGGGACAAGGGTGTCATGCTTCATACCCATCTTGCCGAAAACGCCGAAGATGTTGCCTATTCGCTGGCGCGGTTTGGGTGTCGCCCCGGACAATATGCGCAAGATCTGGGTTGGGTCGGTCCCGATGTCTGGCATGCGCATTGCGTCGAACTTGACCCCAGCGAAATCGCGCTGTTTGCGCAGACCAAAACAGGCGTTGCGCATTGCCCCTGTTCGAATTGCCGCTTGGGGTCGGGGATAGCTCCCGTTCGGGCCATGCGGGATGCAGGCGTGCCGGTGGGTCTTGGGGTCGACGGGTCGGCCAGCAATGACGCAGGAAATCTCGTGGCCGAAGCCCGGCAAGCTATGCTGCTGCAACGGGTCTCGGGCGGGGCCAACGCCATGAGTGCACGTGAGGCGCTAGAGATAGCGACGCGCGGCGGGGCGGATATTCTAGGGCGGCCCGAATGCGGGCGGATCGCCGTCGGTGCGCGTGCGGATATTGCCATTTGGGATGTCAGCGGGATTGCAAGCGCGGGCAGCTGGGATCCGGCCGCGTTGTTGCTTGCCGGACCAACTTCTGTCCGAGACTTACTGGTCGAAGGGCGCAGGGTGGTAAGGGACGGGCAGGTTGTGACCATAGACTTGCCCGCGCAAATCGCGCGGCAGAACCAACTGGCGCGGGCCCTTCGCGATACTCTTTGA